One Synechococcus sp. PCC 7335 DNA window includes the following coding sequences:
- a CDS encoding DNA-processing protein DprA → MFAEYQSSWPNLISPVLEIAAYEYLWTQYPSVPKLAKLFASFNHELPSVIAREQNASPGIIKAVKCKIADLLPFRSFSALFYGDFEYPTTLRDAKNPIEVLYYQGNLDLLSSKAVSVVGSRKPTDEGRRRARKIARLLVASDFTVMSGLATGIDTEAHRAAIEAGGRTISVIGTALNEVYPKENAELQRKISKEFLLVTQVPFYQYSMQDYRRNRGFFPERNKTMSALSQATIIVEASETSGTLIQARAALQQGRKLFILKSCFDRGLEWPERFLKRGAIKIEDGSEVLEQLR, encoded by the coding sequence ATGTTTGCAGAATATCAATCATCTTGGCCAAACCTCATCAGTCCTGTGCTAGAGATTGCTGCCTATGAATACCTTTGGACTCAGTACCCTAGTGTGCCTAAGCTAGCCAAGCTCTTTGCTTCGTTTAACCATGAGTTGCCCTCTGTCATAGCACGAGAGCAAAATGCATCGCCTGGAATAATCAAGGCGGTTAAGTGCAAAATAGCTGACCTTCTTCCTTTCAGAAGCTTTTCTGCTCTATTTTATGGAGACTTCGAGTATCCAACAACGCTTAGGGATGCGAAAAATCCAATAGAAGTTCTCTACTATCAGGGCAATTTAGATCTGCTTTCCTCTAAAGCTGTTTCCGTTGTTGGTAGCAGGAAGCCTACAGACGAGGGCCGCAGGCGTGCAAGGAAGATTGCTCGTTTGCTAGTAGCAAGCGACTTTACTGTGATGTCGGGGTTAGCGACTGGCATTGACACTGAAGCGCATCGAGCAGCCATTGAGGCAGGCGGCAGAACTATCTCTGTTATCGGCACAGCGCTGAATGAGGTTTACCCAAAAGAAAATGCTGAGCTTCAGAGAAAAATTTCAAAAGAGTTTCTACTGGTTACTCAGGTGCCCTTCTACCAGTATTCAATGCAAGATTATCGCCGTAATCGAGGCTTTTTCCCAGAGCGCAATAAGACCATGTCGGCACTGAGTCAGGCCACTATCATCGTTGAAGCTTCCGAGACGAGCGGCACTCTAATTCAGGCTAGAGCAGCACTACAGCAAGGCAGAAAGCTCTTCATATTAAAGTCCTGTTTTGATAGAGGGTTGGAGTGGCCAGAAAGATTTCTCAAGCGAGGGGCTATCAAGATTGAGGACGGCTCTGAAGTACTAGAGCAGCTTCGATAG